Proteins encoded together in one Agromyces sp. 3263 window:
- the cydD gene encoding thiol reductant ABC exporter subunit CydD encodes MKPLDPRLIRRSRAARRFLLAGALLAAVQASAIIAFAWALSSLVAGLIDGMRMPQASPLIGILVVAASARAVGAWGWDVVGSAGAMRVKAELRGDLLGALETRPSGVPGFPTSRIATLLGPGLEALDEYFGRYLPQLVLTVVATSACVVAVWVADPLSGLVLVIVLPLIPVFMALIGMATGAVQRRQWESLASLSRGFLEVVGGLSTLILFGRADRQVERIRAVTDDYRRRTMTVLRITFLSGFTLEFAASLSVAIVAVSIGLRLVAGDLTLAPGLFVLVLAPEVFLPLRNVGAAFHASSAGVAASGDAFDLLTAAERPADPRAVAEPSRRDVDDASVGTDDRGLVIDDLRVRRGDRPVLDGFHLAVRPGEFVAVTGESGSGKSSLLAALLGFADAGGYVRLDGRRLDGDRSGIAWAGQAPTLLAGSIAENVRLGDEDADRRLLGRALGLAGVELDPDRVLGPDGGGLSGGQAQRVATARAIHRLLARNGRLLLLDEPASAQDPDREAALGEHLRELARDGRVVLVTTHRSALAEAADRTIDLAVAYA; translated from the coding sequence GTGAAGCCCCTCGATCCCCGTCTCATCCGCCGGTCGCGTGCCGCGCGGCGGTTCCTCCTCGCCGGCGCGCTGCTCGCGGCGGTGCAGGCCTCCGCCATCATCGCCTTCGCCTGGGCGCTCTCGTCGCTGGTGGCCGGCCTCATCGACGGCATGCGGATGCCGCAGGCGTCGCCGCTCATCGGGATCCTCGTCGTCGCGGCATCCGCCCGGGCCGTCGGCGCCTGGGGCTGGGACGTCGTGGGCTCGGCCGGCGCGATGCGGGTGAAGGCGGAACTGCGAGGCGACCTGCTCGGCGCGCTCGAGACACGGCCGAGTGGCGTCCCGGGGTTCCCGACGTCGCGCATCGCCACGCTGCTCGGGCCGGGCCTCGAGGCACTCGACGAGTACTTCGGTCGCTACCTGCCGCAGCTCGTGCTGACCGTGGTCGCGACCTCCGCCTGCGTCGTGGCCGTGTGGGTCGCCGACCCGCTGTCGGGCCTCGTGCTCGTCATCGTGCTGCCGCTCATCCCGGTCTTCATGGCGCTCATCGGCATGGCGACCGGCGCCGTGCAACGCCGGCAGTGGGAGAGTCTCGCCTCGCTCTCACGGGGGTTCCTCGAGGTGGTCGGCGGGCTGTCGACGCTCATCCTCTTCGGCCGCGCCGATCGCCAGGTCGAGCGGATCCGTGCGGTCACCGACGACTACCGCCGGCGCACGATGACGGTGCTGCGGATCACCTTCCTCTCCGGGTTCACCCTCGAGTTCGCCGCGAGCCTCTCGGTCGCGATCGTCGCCGTGTCGATCGGGCTGCGGCTCGTCGCCGGCGACCTCACCCTGGCGCCCGGCCTCTTCGTGCTCGTGCTCGCACCCGAGGTCTTCCTGCCGCTGCGCAACGTCGGCGCGGCCTTCCACGCGTCGTCGGCAGGGGTCGCGGCGTCGGGCGACGCGTTCGACCTCCTGACCGCGGCCGAGCGGCCGGCTGACCCTCGCGCGGTGGCCGAGCCGTCGCGGCGGGACGTCGACGACGCTTCCGTCGGCACCGACGATCGCGGGCTCGTCATCGACGATCTCCGCGTGCGGCGTGGCGACCGGCCGGTGCTCGACGGGTTCCACCTCGCAGTCCGGCCCGGCGAGTTCGTCGCGGTCACGGGGGAGAGCGGATCGGGCAAGTCGAGCCTCCTCGCCGCGCTCCTGGGCTTCGCGGACGCCGGCGGATACGTGCGACTCGACGGGCGACGGCTGGACGGCGACCGATCGGGGATCGCGTGGGCGGGGCAGGCGCCGACGCTCCTCGCGGGATCCATCGCCGAGAACGTGCGACTGGGCGACGAGGACGCCGATCGGCGACTGCTCGGGCGCGCGCTCGGGCTGGCCGGCGTGGAACTGGACCCCGACCGCGTGCTCGGGCCCGACGGCGGCGGCCTCTCGGGTGGCCAGGCGCAACGAGTCGCGACCGCGCGGGCGATCCATCGCCTCCTCGCCCGCAACGGCCGACTGCTGCTGCTCGACGAGCCCGCCTCCGCGCAGGATCCCGACCGCGAGGCGGCCCTGGGCGAGCACCTCCGCGAGCTCGCCCGGGACGGCCGGGTCGTGCTCGTGACCACGCATCGGTCGGCACTGGCCGAGGCTGCCGATCGCACCATCGACCTGGCGGTGGCGTATGCGTGA
- the leuS gene encoding leucine--tRNA ligase: MAHDHDPAPADAETGAYDFAAIQAKWLPVWDELQPFRAGRPGETKPRKYILDMFPYPSGDLHMGHAEAFGYGDTVARYWRHQGFDVLHPVGWDSFGLPAENAAIKRGIDPRGWTYDNIEQQKRSFRQYAPSFDWSRELHTSDPEYYKWNQWLFLKLYEKGIAYRKAGLVNWCPNDQTVLANEQVVDGHCERCGFIVTKKALTQWYFRVTDYADRLLDDLNQLEGSWPSKVVTMQRNWIGRSSGADVDFEIEGRDERVTVFTTRPDTLYGATFMVVAPDSELAAELASGASDAVRGRFQDYLDSVRGESDIDRLSTERPKTGVFLERYAVNPVNGERLPIWAADYVLADYGHGAIMAVPAHDQRDLDFARAFDLPVRVVVDTNAPVTGVIPVIHLDEQGEPILPDDLPAVDPASTGIALAGEGRLINSGPLDGLSKSNAIRRIIEVLEQRGTGRAAKNFRLRDWLISRQRYWGTPIPIIHCAECGEVPVPESDLPVRLPDAAGLDLKPKGTSPLGAAEDWVNVACPNCGGAARRDSDTMDTFVDSSWYYLRYLNPNDDTKPFDMAEAEKWLPVDQYVGGVEHAILHLLYSRFITKVLFDLGYLSFTEPFTSLLNQGMVIMDGTKMSKSKGNLVEFASELGAHGADALRVTLAFAGPPEDDIDWADVSPVGAAKFLARAWRISGEVSSTPDVEWKTGDAGLRRLTHRLLADAPGLVEAFKFNVVVARLMELVNATRKVIDSGAGPADAAVREAAEVTAMILDLFAPYTAEDMWERLGYQPSVALVPWRKADPALLVEESVTAIVQVDGKVRDRLEVSPKIAADELEALARASAAVARAVGEREIVNVIVRAPRLVNIATRG, translated from the coding sequence GTGGCACACGATCACGACCCCGCCCCCGCCGACGCCGAGACCGGCGCCTACGACTTCGCCGCGATCCAGGCGAAGTGGCTTCCCGTGTGGGACGAACTCCAGCCGTTCCGCGCAGGCCGCCCCGGCGAGACCAAGCCGCGCAAGTACATCCTCGACATGTTCCCCTACCCGTCCGGCGACCTGCACATGGGCCACGCCGAGGCGTTCGGCTACGGCGACACGGTCGCGCGGTACTGGCGCCATCAGGGCTTCGACGTGCTGCACCCCGTCGGCTGGGACTCGTTCGGCCTGCCCGCCGAGAACGCGGCCATCAAGCGCGGCATCGACCCGCGCGGCTGGACCTACGACAACATCGAGCAGCAGAAGCGCTCCTTCCGCCAGTACGCGCCGTCGTTCGACTGGTCGCGCGAGCTGCACACCAGCGATCCCGAGTACTACAAGTGGAACCAGTGGCTGTTCCTGAAGCTCTACGAGAAGGGCATCGCGTACCGCAAGGCCGGTCTCGTGAACTGGTGCCCCAACGACCAGACCGTGCTCGCCAACGAGCAGGTGGTCGACGGGCACTGCGAGCGCTGCGGCTTCATCGTGACGAAGAAGGCGCTCACGCAGTGGTACTTCCGCGTCACCGACTACGCCGACCGCCTCCTCGACGACCTGAATCAGCTCGAGGGCTCGTGGCCGTCGAAGGTCGTCACGATGCAGCGCAACTGGATCGGCCGGTCGTCGGGTGCCGACGTGGACTTCGAGATCGAGGGCCGCGACGAGCGGGTGACGGTGTTCACGACGCGCCCCGACACGTTGTACGGCGCCACGTTCATGGTCGTCGCACCCGACTCGGAGCTCGCCGCCGAGCTCGCGTCGGGGGCGTCCGACGCGGTGCGCGGCCGGTTCCAGGATTACCTCGACTCGGTGCGGGGCGAGAGCGACATCGACCGTCTGTCCACCGAACGGCCCAAGACCGGCGTGTTCCTCGAGCGGTACGCCGTGAACCCGGTGAACGGCGAGCGCCTGCCCATCTGGGCCGCCGACTACGTGCTGGCCGACTACGGGCACGGCGCGATCATGGCCGTGCCCGCGCACGACCAGCGCGACCTCGACTTCGCACGCGCGTTCGACCTGCCCGTGCGCGTGGTGGTCGACACGAACGCTCCAGTCACGGGGGTCATCCCGGTGATCCACCTCGACGAGCAGGGCGAGCCGATCCTGCCCGACGACCTGCCCGCCGTCGACCCCGCCTCGACCGGCATCGCCCTCGCCGGAGAAGGGCGCCTCATCAACTCGGGTCCGCTCGACGGGCTCTCGAAGTCGAACGCGATCCGCCGCATCATCGAGGTGCTCGAGCAGCGCGGAACCGGCCGCGCCGCGAAGAACTTCCGCCTCCGCGATTGGCTCATCTCACGCCAGCGGTACTGGGGCACGCCCATCCCGATCATCCACTGCGCCGAGTGCGGCGAGGTCCCGGTGCCCGAGAGCGACCTGCCCGTGCGCCTGCCCGATGCCGCCGGCCTCGACCTCAAGCCGAAGGGCACCAGCCCGCTCGGCGCGGCCGAGGACTGGGTGAACGTCGCCTGCCCGAACTGCGGCGGGGCGGCCCGTCGCGACTCCGACACGATGGACACGTTCGTCGACAGCTCGTGGTACTACCTGCGTTACCTCAACCCGAACGACGACACGAAGCCGTTCGACATGGCAGAAGCCGAGAAGTGGCTGCCGGTCGACCAGTACGTCGGCGGCGTCGAGCACGCCATCCTGCACCTGCTCTACTCCCGCTTCATCACCAAGGTGCTCTTCGACCTCGGGTACCTGAGCTTCACCGAGCCGTTCACCTCCCTGCTGAACCAGGGCATGGTCATCATGGACGGCACGAAGATGTCGAAGTCGAAGGGCAACCTGGTCGAGTTCGCGAGCGAACTGGGCGCGCACGGCGCCGACGCGCTGCGCGTGACGTTGGCGTTCGCCGGGCCCCCCGAGGACGACATCGACTGGGCGGATGTCTCGCCCGTCGGGGCGGCGAAGTTCCTCGCCCGCGCCTGGCGCATCTCGGGCGAGGTCTCGTCCACCCCGGACGTCGAGTGGAAGACGGGCGACGCCGGGCTCCGCCGGCTGACGCATCGTCTGCTGGCGGACGCGCCCGGCTTGGTCGAGGCGTTCAAGTTCAACGTCGTCGTGGCGCGCCTGATGGAGCTCGTCAACGCGACCCGCAAGGTCATCGACTCGGGCGCCGGTCCTGCCGACGCCGCCGTGCGCGAGGCCGCCGAGGTGACGGCCATGATCCTCGACCTGTTCGCTCCGTACACCGCCGAGGACATGTGGGAGCGGCTCGGCTACCAGCCGAGCGTGGCGCTCGTGCCGTGGCGCAAGGCCGATCCGGCGCTCCTCGTCGAGGAGTCGGTCACCGCGATCGTGCAGGTCGACGGCAAGGTGCGCGACCGGCTCGAGGTGTCGCCGAAGATCGCGGCCGACGAGCTTGAGGCGCTCGCGCGTGCGTCGGCCGCCGTGGCTCGCGCCGTCGGCGAGCGCGAGATCGTCAACGTCATCGTGCGCGCCCCCCGGCTCGTGAACATCGCGACGCGCGGCTGA
- the cydC gene encoding thiol reductant ABC exporter subunit CydC produces MRDAASDLHPAAIGRGSSSDTAAATRAMLRRAVPPPRRLLPAILLGIASAASSVALLACSAWLIARAAEQPPVLYLSLGIVGVRAFALGRAAFRYLERLTGHDASFRQLASIRAGIFERMLPLAPDALASSRRGDLLARFVDDVDELQNVPLRVVQPLVSALVVLAVAVAGIAFLAPASALAVLGCLVAGIGTTLLVQRGGARLAERDLAPLRGELQAAVVEHVRALDVLIAFDAAGAGRRRIEQLGERLARATRARAAATGAASAAMSAVGGIAVAASLVAAAPLLEGGRIDGPTFAVLCLVPLAIAEVAGAVPLAVTARRLSRASAERVAHAVPATVPPEVPAPPLHPLAAPEMSPPAIELRGLRAGWPAVEERSGPGDEPAAASAGAAALDGLDLTIAPGERLLVRGASGAGKTTLAHVLVRFLAYRGSYRIGGVEASELEPAGVRRLVGLVEQRPWLFDEDVRQNLLFARDTATDDDLLDVLDRVGLREWLDERGGLGARVGERGALVSGGQAQRLALARAMLADFPILVLDEPTASVDPARADALLRDLTDAAGRSGRTVVVISHGAVDERLVDRTIELCDGRAIETSRGPGPLVANSGGAAREP; encoded by the coding sequence ATGCGTGACGCGGCCTCCGACCTGCACCCGGCCGCGATCGGGCGCGGATCGTCGTCGGACACCGCCGCCGCGACGCGCGCCATGCTGCGCCGGGCCGTGCCGCCCCCGCGACGGCTGCTCCCGGCCATCCTCCTGGGCATCGCGTCGGCGGCGTCGAGCGTCGCGCTGCTCGCCTGCTCGGCGTGGCTCATCGCCCGCGCGGCCGAGCAGCCGCCCGTGCTCTACCTCTCGCTCGGCATCGTCGGCGTGCGCGCCTTCGCCCTCGGACGCGCCGCCTTCCGCTACCTCGAGCGGCTCACCGGCCACGACGCGTCCTTCCGACAGCTCGCCTCCATCAGGGCCGGCATCTTCGAACGGATGCTGCCCCTCGCGCCCGACGCGCTCGCGTCCAGCCGGCGCGGCGATCTCCTCGCCCGGTTCGTCGACGACGTCGACGAGCTGCAGAACGTGCCGCTCCGCGTGGTGCAGCCGCTGGTGAGCGCCCTCGTCGTGCTCGCCGTCGCAGTGGCGGGGATCGCGTTCCTCGCCCCGGCGTCGGCGCTGGCGGTGCTCGGATGCCTCGTGGCGGGCATCGGGACGACGCTCCTCGTGCAGCGGGGCGGGGCGCGGCTCGCGGAACGCGACCTCGCCCCGCTGCGCGGCGAGCTCCAGGCCGCCGTGGTCGAGCACGTGCGGGCGCTCGACGTGCTCATCGCGTTCGACGCCGCAGGAGCGGGACGCCGGCGGATCGAGCAGCTCGGCGAGCGGCTCGCGAGGGCGACGCGCGCCAGGGCAGCTGCGACCGGAGCGGCCTCCGCGGCCATGTCGGCCGTGGGAGGGATCGCGGTCGCCGCGAGCCTCGTCGCCGCCGCACCACTGCTGGAAGGCGGCCGCATCGACGGACCGACCTTCGCGGTGCTGTGCCTCGTGCCGCTCGCCATCGCCGAGGTCGCCGGAGCCGTCCCGCTGGCGGTGACCGCACGGCGCCTCAGCAGGGCGAGCGCCGAGCGGGTGGCGCACGCGGTTCCCGCCACCGTGCCTCCTGAGGTGCCCGCGCCGCCCCTGCATCCCCTCGCGGCGCCTGAGATGTCGCCCCCGGCGATCGAGCTGCGCGGCCTCCGGGCCGGCTGGCCCGCGGTGGAGGAGCGGTCCGGGCCGGGCGACGAGCCGGCCGCGGCATCCGCCGGTGCCGCTGCGCTCGATGGGCTCGACCTGACGATCGCACCGGGAGAGCGGCTGCTCGTGCGCGGCGCCTCGGGCGCGGGGAAGACGACGCTCGCGCATGTGCTCGTGCGGTTCCTCGCGTACCGGGGGTCGTACCGGATCGGCGGCGTCGAGGCATCCGAGCTGGAACCCGCGGGCGTACGCCGCCTGGTGGGCCTCGTCGAGCAGCGACCGTGGCTCTTCGACGAGGACGTGCGCCAGAACCTGCTGTTCGCCCGCGACACCGCGACCGACGACGACCTGCTCGACGTGCTCGATCGGGTGGGCCTGCGGGAGTGGCTCGATGAGCGCGGCGGCCTCGGCGCGCGGGTGGGGGAGCGCGGCGCCCTCGTGTCGGGCGGACAGGCGCAACGACTCGCGCTCGCGAGGGCGATGCTCGCCGACTTCCCGATCCTGGTGCTCGACGAGCCGACCGCGAGCGTCGACCCGGCACGTGCCGATGCGCTGCTGCGCGACCTGACCGACGCCGCGGGGCGATCGGGCCGCACGGTCGTCGTGATCTCGCACGGCGCGGTCGATGAGCGCCTCGTCGATCGCACGATCGAGCTCTGCGACGGTCGCGCGATCGAGACCTCTCGCGGTCCGGGGCCGCTCGTCGCCAACTCCGGGGGAGCCGCGCGCGAGCCATAG
- the pabB gene encoding aminodeoxychorismate synthase component I — protein sequence MPRRIRTRPLAAWRDPEAVFRARYADAPYAVWLDGGADAITGISVIATAHAGSVFVTADAAAGTVTRSTPLGPAPSGATSPGSVFDVLGERLPGRVDVAGVHAGEAGPLGWFGWFGYELGASLNDVPASRADTPDAAFLFIDRAIVFDHAARTVRLAWIADDGTETADAGAAWAAHLAAELDALPAASGPSSGSAPVAHAASVRWRHDPDRYAQLIAACQAAIVRGDAYQLCLTNRVDVDARPDAAATYLALRESSPSHHGGYLRFDDVALLSASPELFLHVDADGIVSTKPMKGTRPRGADPRRDDELRRELLASDKERAENLMIVDLMRNDLGRVAELGTVTVTSLLEVEEYAHVHQLVSTVQARLRHPLTALDVVRAAFPAGSMTGAPKRSAMSILHELEAGPRGVYSGTFGYLGIDGTADLAMVIRSIVLTPSGASIGTGGGITALSVAAEEIEETRVKARALLAVLLGASTPTE from the coding sequence ATGCCGCGTCGCATCCGCACCCGCCCGCTCGCCGCGTGGCGCGACCCCGAGGCGGTCTTCCGCGCACGGTACGCGGATGCCCCGTACGCGGTGTGGCTCGACGGCGGCGCCGATGCCATCACCGGCATCAGCGTGATCGCGACGGCGCACGCCGGCAGCGTGTTCGTGACGGCGGATGCCGCGGCCGGCACCGTCACCCGGTCGACGCCGCTCGGGCCGGCGCCCAGCGGCGCGACCTCGCCCGGGTCGGTGTTCGACGTGCTCGGGGAACGGCTGCCCGGCAGGGTGGACGTGGCCGGGGTGCATGCGGGCGAAGCGGGACCGCTGGGCTGGTTCGGGTGGTTCGGCTACGAACTCGGCGCGAGCCTGAACGACGTGCCGGCGTCGAGGGCCGACACTCCGGATGCCGCGTTCCTCTTCATCGACCGCGCCATCGTGTTCGATCACGCCGCGCGCACCGTGCGGCTCGCCTGGATCGCCGACGACGGCACCGAGACCGCCGACGCAGGTGCGGCGTGGGCTGCGCACCTCGCCGCGGAGCTCGATGCGCTGCCTGCGGCGTCCGGACCGTCGTCGGGCAGCGCGCCGGTCGCGCATGCCGCGAGCGTGCGCTGGCGACACGACCCCGACCGATACGCGCAGCTCATCGCCGCATGCCAGGCCGCGATCGTGCGCGGCGATGCCTACCAGCTGTGCCTCACGAACCGCGTCGACGTCGACGCCCGGCCCGACGCGGCGGCGACCTATCTCGCGCTGCGGGAATCGAGCCCCAGCCACCACGGCGGGTACCTCCGGTTCGACGACGTCGCCCTGCTCAGCGCCTCGCCCGAGCTGTTCCTGCACGTGGACGCCGACGGGATCGTCTCGACGAAGCCGATGAAGGGCACCCGTCCGCGGGGAGCCGATCCGCGACGCGACGACGAGCTGCGCCGGGAGCTGCTCGCCAGTGACAAGGAACGCGCCGAGAACCTCATGATCGTCGACCTCATGCGCAACGACCTCGGTCGCGTCGCCGAACTCGGCACCGTCACGGTGACGAGCCTGCTCGAGGTCGAGGAGTACGCCCACGTGCACCAGCTCGTCTCGACCGTGCAGGCTCGGCTGCGGCATCCGCTCACCGCGCTCGACGTCGTGCGGGCGGCCTTCCCCGCCGGCTCGATGACGGGCGCCCCGAAGCGGAGCGCCATGTCGATCCTGCACGAGCTCGAAGCGGGCCCGCGGGGCGTGTACTCGGGCACGTTCGGCTACCTCGGCATCGACGGCACCGCCGACCTCGCGATGGTCATCCGCTCCATCGTGCTGACGCCGTCGGGCGCGAGCATCGGCACCGGCGGCGGCATCACGGCGCTCTCCGTCGCGGCCGAGGAGATCGAGGAGACGCGCGTCAAGGCGCGGGCGCTGCTCGCCGTCCTGCTCGGGGCGTCCACTCCCACGGAGTGA